The proteins below come from a single Streptomyces sp. M92 genomic window:
- a CDS encoding pyridoxal phosphate-dependent decarboxylase family protein — protein MIDTGRNAALVGRPEAFEQLRTLVDSALGALHDASLKRGGPVAAGGPQAAAAAMDRFLEGGAFLAESPDPRRVTALFEAYAAGAADLAHPAAVSRMQCAPTAASVAAELLAAALNQSLHSWESGPFALQLERRLIAEMASWAGFGAGASGTLTPGGSISNLMGLLVAREHALRESGEVSRSGLTGLRVGPRILCSAAAHFSVARAAGFLGLGQDAVVCVPVDDLGRMRVDEARRILDRFGPDELPLALVATAGTTDRGAFDPLPELADLAAERDMWLHVDAAYGIGALFSRTLAPLLTGLDRADSVAFDLHKFGWTPASSSVLLVRDERHLRCLDQQAVYLNPADDEAAGFTALLGTSMQTTRRSDAFKMTASLLTLGREGMGAWMDRCHGLARYAAARITAGTDLDLLAEPLLSTVIFRCRPPAWGVTDENAWNAAVRRTLMARGRALVARTKVAGPDGEPRVHLKLVFLNPATTEADVDELLADIAAVARELAEAGLGEGSDGSTYGD, from the coding sequence ATGATCGACACGGGCAGGAACGCGGCGCTGGTCGGCCGGCCGGAAGCCTTCGAACAGCTGAGGACACTGGTGGACTCCGCGCTCGGCGCGCTCCACGACGCCTCGCTGAAGCGGGGTGGACCGGTCGCGGCCGGCGGCCCCCAGGCGGCGGCCGCCGCGATGGACCGGTTCCTCGAAGGGGGAGCGTTCCTCGCCGAGAGCCCCGACCCCCGGCGGGTGACCGCGCTGTTCGAGGCGTACGCCGCCGGTGCGGCCGACCTCGCGCACCCGGCCGCCGTGTCCCGCATGCAGTGCGCGCCCACGGCCGCCTCCGTCGCCGCCGAGCTGCTCGCCGCCGCCCTCAACCAGTCCCTGCACTCTTGGGAGAGCGGTCCCTTCGCCCTGCAGCTGGAGCGGCGGCTGATCGCGGAGATGGCGTCGTGGGCCGGCTTCGGCGCCGGGGCGTCGGGCACCCTCACACCGGGGGGCAGCATCTCCAACCTGATGGGTCTGCTGGTCGCCAGGGAACACGCGCTGCGGGAGAGCGGCGAGGTGTCCCGCTCGGGCCTGACCGGTCTGCGGGTCGGGCCGAGGATCCTGTGCTCGGCGGCCGCACACTTCTCCGTGGCCCGCGCGGCCGGTTTCCTCGGCCTCGGCCAGGACGCCGTGGTGTGTGTGCCGGTGGACGACCTCGGCCGGATGCGGGTGGACGAAGCACGCCGCATCCTCGACCGGTTCGGTCCCGACGAGCTCCCCCTGGCGCTGGTCGCGACGGCGGGCACGACGGACCGCGGTGCCTTCGACCCGCTGCCCGAGCTGGCCGACCTGGCCGCCGAGCGGGACATGTGGCTGCACGTCGACGCGGCGTACGGCATCGGGGCGCTGTTCTCCCGCACGCTCGCCCCGCTCCTGACCGGGCTGGACCGCGCCGACTCCGTCGCCTTCGACCTGCACAAGTTCGGCTGGACGCCGGCCTCGTCGAGCGTGCTCCTGGTCCGCGACGAGCGGCACCTGCGGTGCCTGGACCAGCAGGCTGTGTACCTCAACCCGGCGGACGACGAGGCGGCCGGGTTCACCGCGCTGCTGGGCACCTCGATGCAGACGACGCGTCGCTCGGACGCCTTCAAGATGACCGCGTCCCTGCTGACGCTGGGTCGGGAGGGCATGGGCGCCTGGATGGACCGGTGCCATGGTCTGGCCCGGTACGCCGCGGCCCGCATCACGGCCGGCACGGACCTGGACCTGCTGGCGGAGCCGCTGCTCAGCACGGTGATCTTCCGCTGCCGGCCGCCCGCGTGGGGCGTGACCGACGAGAACGCCTGGAACGCCGCGGTCCGGCGCACGCTCATGGCGCGCGGACGCGCGCTCGTGGCCCGCACCAAGGTGGCCGGCCCGGATGGTGAGCCCCGGGTCCACCTCAAGCTCGTCTTCCTCAACCCGGCGACGACCGAGGCGGACGTCGACGAACTGCTGGCGGACATCGCCGCCGTCGCCCGGGAACTGGCCGAGGCAGGCCTCGGCGAGGGCAGCGACGGAAGCACGTACGGCGACTGA
- a CDS encoding LysR family transcriptional regulator → MDIRQLTTFQKAATLLSFSRAAAELNYAQSSVTGQIRGLENALGIELFERVSGRSVRLTQAGERFLPYAEQLLCLADEARSAARGGSEPVGRVLVGTMESIATYHMPPVLEFFHHRHPGLQVVLRPGSGEDTLQALGRGALDLGLVMDVETRHAGMEGVVLRTEPLVAVVCPDHLLAARRRVTSDQLRETPLLVPEAGPRCRRLLERELWSGREPAPLLESGTVESAKRWAAAGLGIALLPAVAVADDIDTGVLAPLAWRPPFEVSTQLLWRRGTRLTTGMRACAEKVSEFLAEETDRIAA, encoded by the coding sequence GTGGACATCCGCCAGCTCACGACCTTTCAGAAGGCCGCCACCCTGCTCAGCTTCAGCCGGGCGGCAGCGGAGCTCAACTACGCCCAGTCCAGCGTCACCGGCCAGATCAGGGGCCTGGAGAACGCCCTCGGCATCGAGTTGTTCGAGCGGGTCTCGGGCCGCAGCGTCCGGCTCACCCAGGCCGGGGAACGGTTCCTGCCGTACGCCGAGCAGTTGCTCTGCCTGGCCGACGAGGCCCGCAGCGCGGCCCGGGGCGGCAGTGAGCCGGTCGGCCGGGTCCTCGTCGGAACCATGGAGAGCATCGCGACCTACCACATGCCCCCGGTGCTGGAGTTCTTCCATCACCGCCACCCGGGGCTGCAAGTGGTACTGCGGCCGGGTTCCGGCGAGGACACCCTCCAGGCGCTCGGACGGGGCGCCCTCGACCTCGGTCTGGTGATGGACGTGGAGACCCGGCACGCCGGCATGGAGGGCGTCGTGCTGCGCACCGAGCCGCTGGTCGCCGTCGTCTGTCCGGACCACCTGCTGGCCGCACGCCGGCGGGTGACCTCGGACCAGTTGCGGGAAACGCCCCTTCTGGTGCCCGAGGCGGGGCCGCGCTGCCGCAGGCTGCTGGAACGGGAGCTGTGGAGCGGGCGGGAGCCCGCGCCGCTGCTGGAATCCGGGACTGTGGAGTCCGCGAAGCGCTGGGCGGCAGCCGGGCTCGGGATCGCCCTGCTGCCCGCCGTGGCCGTGGCGGACGACATCGACACCGGTGTCCTCGCCCCGCTCGCCTGGCGGCCACCCTTCGAGGTCAGCACCCAGCTCCTGTGGCGCCGCGGCACACGATTGACCACGGGCATGCGGGCCTGCGCGGAAAAGGTCAGTGAATTCCTGGCCGAAGAAACTGATCGAATAGCCGCCTGA